ACAGGagttttaaacataaaaatcaCTTCCGGCCAAACCTAGCCAGATGCTCTTGATGCTTGGCTGCTGCTGCTTTATCTGCAGCTTCTCGTTTCAAGGCCCTTTTAGCACGTCGGCCTGTTTTGTCCTTGGAAGAAGCCTGTTTTGTTACGGGCTCCCTCGATGAACTAGGTCCAGTAAACTCCTGCCTAAGAACTGGTCGGGCTTCCTGTCTACCTGCCCTCACATAACCATTGTATCCCCACCTTCGATTCCCAATGCGAAGAGATGGTGATTCACCCAAGTAAGCATCCTCTAActcttcatcatcatcctcATAAGGATAGTATTGGTCATCCTCAGGATCATCATATGTTTCCTCCCGTTCTTCAATGATTGGAGGTTTATACCACGAAGCTCTCAGAAGCAGGCATACACTCTCCTCAAACATGTAGTCGTGGATGCTAACAATGCAAAGgaaatatataataagaacagtaatttaaaaagataacaGGGTTCACAAATCTAAACtataatctataaaatatCTCCATAGAATGATGAATGGACGAACCTCCCATCAAGAGAACGATGAACGATCAAGAACTCAAATGGATGTTTACATTGTGGACAAGTCGGCTTCTTAGTGTATGATGCCCATCGAAGGATGCAAGTTGCACTTcatgaaagtaaaagaaagaataaagaaaataaaatgcatCCAAGCatgtaaatacataatttgGAGGAGTTGAAAGGGTAGCTCGCTTCCCAAAAAGGCTGACAtgccatttttcaaacatCCATATCCAAATGGCTAATAATTGTTCCAACATGTGttcaaaaatccaaaatgcaACATCAATATGTGCTTCATTCTGTGTCTATTGTACTTTGTACCCATCAAATATTCAACACGGTGTTTGATGTGTCAAGTTCAACAAGCGTGTCCAACATGtcataataatttaaacagCAGTTGCCAATCTAACATATGCAGAATACAAACACCTTATCCAAACTAATTTGGTCCAAATGCCACAAAGCAAGCATTTTAAGTTCAACGATCAATAAACTATATAAGACAAGACTTCGGCTAGTTCATGATGtatcttttaaataacaaattatctATCGACTCCATAACTCCGAGATGTTTTGGTTATAAATCTAAAACAGCATACCTCTTCCAATTAAATCCGAGCAACCGCAAGTACAATTAGAAACATTGCACCAAAGGCAATATGGATACAGTGAATTTTCTCCTACAAAGTTTAGCGGACTCCCAGG
This DNA window, taken from Cucumis sativus cultivar 9930 chromosome 6, Cucumber_9930_V3, whole genome shotgun sequence, encodes the following:
- the LOC101206609 gene encoding E3 ubiquitin-protein ligase RNF13 isoform X2, producing MATSSGISIQSAEISDAVQEQVTCDQLEMGKKVEIQGTGHGSHDGACAICLNKIALQETALVRGCEHAYCATCILRWASYTKKPTCPQCKHPFEFLIVHRSLDGSIHDYMFEESVCLLLRASWYKPPIIEEREETYDDPEDDQYYPYEDDDEELEDAYLGESPSLRIGNRRWGYNGYVRAGRQEARPVLRQEFTGPSSSREPVTKQASSKDKTGRRAKRALKREAADKAAAAKHQEHLARFGRK
- the LOC101206609 gene encoding uncharacterized protein LOC101206609 isoform X1, yielding MSSSGISSQSSELTDAVQGLVLCDQSDKDRRAMATSSGISIQSAEISDAVQEQVTCDQLEMGKKVEIQGTGHGSHDGACAICLNKIALQETALVRGCEHAYCATCILRWASYTKKPTCPQCKHPFEFLIVHRSLDGSIHDYMFEESVCLLLRASWYKPPIIEEREETYDDPEDDQYYPYEDDDEELEDAYLGESPSLRIGNRRWGYNGYVRAGRQEARPVLRQEFTGPSSSREPVTKQASSKDKTGRRAKRALKREAADKAAAAKHQEHLARFGRK